The DNA region GGGCCGGCGGTGCCCGCGCCGGTGCCGGGGGAGGGGGGTGCTCCGGTCGGCGGGCCTGCGGTGCGGCCGGTGGCCGAGGAGCAGTCGGATTCCGGTGTGGCGGTGCCGATCGTGATTGCCGGCGCCGGGGGGCTGGTGGTGCTGTCGGTGGTCGGCGGGGTGGTGTTCGTGAGGCGGCGGCGGTCGGCGTAGTGCCGGGTGTCGGGCGACGGTCCGTACGACCGGCGTGCGGGGCGGCGCGTGGTGAGGGGAGGGCGCCGGTGTCACCCGGGTGGGTGCTGGTCCGGTGGGCGGAGTGGTCGTCAGGGTGGTGGTATGGGTGCGAAGGGACAGATGCGGCGGGCTGCGGCTGCGGCGCTGATCGGTACGGCGATCGAGTTCTACGACTTCTTCATCTACGGGACGGCGGCGGCGCTCGTCTTCGGCGGGGTGTTCTTCCCGGAACTGGGTGCGGTGGGGGCGCTGTTGGCGGCCTTCTCGGTGTACGCGGTGGCGTTCCTGGCGCGGCCGCTGGGGGCGGTGGCGTTCGGGCACTTCGGGGACCGGCTGGGGCGGAAGACGACGCTGGTGGTGTCGCTGCTGCTGATGGGCCTGTCGACGGCGGCGGTGGGGCTGTTGCCGGGGTTCGAGGTGTGGGGCTGGTGGTCGCCGGTGGCGCTGGTGGTGCTGCGGGTCTGTCAGGGGGTGGGGCTGGGCGGCGAGTGGGGCGGTGCGGCGCTGCTGGTGGCGGAGAACGCGCCGGCCGGGCGGCGCGGCCGGTACGGCGCCTATCTGCAGTTGGGGCCGACCAGTGGCTTCGTGCTGGCCAACGGCGTGTTCCTGGGGCTCCAACTGTGGCTGGACGAGGCGGCGTTCCGGTCCTGGGGCTGGCGGGTGCCGTTCCTGGCGTCGTTGGCGCTGGTGGCGGTGGGGCTGTTCGTGCGGCTGCGGGTGGAGGAGACGCCGTTGTTCAAGGGGGAGGCGCGCACGGGTGCGGAGCGGGCGCCGGTGGTGGAGGTGTTGCGCGGGCACTGGCGGACGGTGCTGGTCGGCTGTGGTGCGATCACCGTGGGGTACGCGCTGTTCTACCTGACCACCACGTACGCGTTGGCGTACGCCACGACCGGTCTCGGCGTGCCGAGCACGGTGGTGCTGTCGATGCTGCTGGCGGGCGCGGTGGGGAAGGGCGTGACGGTGTGGCTGAGTGCGCGGCGCAGTGACGTGTGGGGGCGTCGGCGGACCCTGCAGGGGGCGACCGTACTGGCGGTGGTGTGGGGGCTGGTGCTGTTCCCTCTGCTGGAGACGGTGCGGCGGCCGCTGATGTTCGTCGCGCTGGCGGGGGCGATGGTGGTGCTGGGGTGTCTGCTGGGGCCGTTGGCGGCGTTCCTGCCGGAGTTGTTCCCGACCCGGGTGCGGTACACGGGGGCCGCCCTCACGTACAACCTGGGCGGGGTGGTGGGCGGGGCGACCACGCCGCTGATCGCGACCAGGCTGACGGACGCGTACGGCACGGCGGAGCCGGTCGGCTGGTACCTGGCGGTGTGGGGGGTGGTGGCGCTGCTCTGTCTGCGGCTGCTGCCGGAGACGAGCGGGACGGATCTGGCGGTGGCCGGGGCCCACGGCGGGCGCCGTCGGGCATCCGCGCTGGGGGCCGGGGCAGGGGTGGATCCGGCGGCGTAGGGCCTGGTCGGCGGGGTCGGCCGCCCGGGAGCCGCGGCCTCCCGGGCGGGCCGGGATCCGGTGGTGGCCGGGGGCGGAGCGGAGGCCGGTCGGCGTCGGTCCGGAGGGGTCGATCGGGCGTGCGGAAGGGGGTGAACGCGGTGGGCCGGCCGGCCCGGGTCGATTTCCCTTTCCGGTCCCGGGCCGTGTAGTGTCTTCCTTGTTCGAGCGAGCGAGCGGTCAGCGAGCAAGCGGGAACAGAGTGAACAGGCCCCTATAGCTCAGTCGGTAGAGCGTCTCCATGGTAAGGAGAAGGTCTGCGGTTCGATTCCGCATGGGGGCTCGGCAAAGGACCTCCGCCATCAGGCGGGGGTCTTTTTCGTGTATCCACCCCCGTGGCGGCGGTGAGACGGCCTAGCAAGTCGGGTACGGAATGCGCTGTGATGGTGCGTCATCGGCCGCCCGCCCCGACCGGGTGGGGGCGCGGGCCGGACGCCGATCTGGAGGGCCTCATGGGTGTTCGACTCGTGGTGGTCGACGACCACCGGCTGCTGGCGGAGGCGCTGGCCACCGCGCTCCAGCTGCGGGGTCACCGGGTGCTCGCGGTCGGTTCGCCGGCCGCGTCGGCGGCCGACCTGGTGGTGGGTCGGAGGCCTGAGGTGTGTCTTCTCGGGGTGGCCGCACCGGCTGATCCGGGGGCTTTCGAGGGGTTGCGCCGGATCCGCCGGGAGCGGCCCGAGGTGGCCGTCATCGTGCTCGGCCCGGTCGGTGAACTGCGCGGTGTGGCAGGGGCGTTCGCGGCCGGGGCGGCGGGCTACGTGCCGAGTGACGAGCGGATCGAGGTGGTCGAGCGGGCCATCGCGCGGGCTCGGGCGGGTGAGGCGGCGGTCGCCGTGGAGGTGCTCCGCGGCGCCTTCGACCAGTTGCTCAGGCCGGCGGCCGAGCCGGACGACGAGGCGGTCCGGCTGCTCCGGCTGCTGACCCGGCGCGAGGTCCAGGTGCTGGCCCGGATCGCGGACGGCGAGGACACCGCGGCGATCGCGGCGGGGATGCGGATCGCCGCGAGCACGGCGCGGACGCACGTCCAGCGGGTGCTGATGAAGCTCGGCGCGCGGACCCGTCTGGAGGCGGCCGCGGTGGCGGCGCGTACCGGGCTGCTGGACCGGTTGGCCCGGCCCTGAGGGCGGCGCCCGCCGGTCCGGACGGCCGGTCCGGGGCGCGGGGCCCGGTGCGGGTTCGCG from Kitasatospora sp. NBC_00458 includes:
- a CDS encoding MFS transporter; its protein translation is MGAKGQMRRAAAAALIGTAIEFYDFFIYGTAAALVFGGVFFPELGAVGALLAAFSVYAVAFLARPLGAVAFGHFGDRLGRKTTLVVSLLLMGLSTAAVGLLPGFEVWGWWSPVALVVLRVCQGVGLGGEWGGAALLVAENAPAGRRGRYGAYLQLGPTSGFVLANGVFLGLQLWLDEAAFRSWGWRVPFLASLALVAVGLFVRLRVEETPLFKGEARTGAERAPVVEVLRGHWRTVLVGCGAITVGYALFYLTTTYALAYATTGLGVPSTVVLSMLLAGAVGKGVTVWLSARRSDVWGRRRTLQGATVLAVVWGLVLFPLLETVRRPLMFVALAGAMVVLGCLLGPLAAFLPELFPTRVRYTGAALTYNLGGVVGGATTPLIATRLTDAYGTAEPVGWYLAVWGVVALLCLRLLPETSGTDLAVAGAHGGRRRASALGAGAGVDPAA
- a CDS encoding response regulator transcription factor codes for the protein MGVRLVVVDDHRLLAEALATALQLRGHRVLAVGSPAASAADLVVGRRPEVCLLGVAAPADPGAFEGLRRIRRERPEVAVIVLGPVGELRGVAGAFAAGAAGYVPSDERIEVVERAIARARAGEAAVAVEVLRGAFDQLLRPAAEPDDEAVRLLRLLTRREVQVLARIADGEDTAAIAAGMRIAASTARTHVQRVLMKLGARTRLEAAAVAARTGLLDRLARP